The following are from one region of the Amia ocellicauda isolate fAmiCal2 chromosome 1, fAmiCal2.hap1, whole genome shotgun sequence genome:
- the trappc4 gene encoding trafficking protein particle complex subunit 4 — MAIFSVYVVNKAGGLIYQYDNYVPRAEAEKTFSYPLDLVLKTHDERVIVSFGQRDGIRVGHAVLSINGVDVNGRYTGDGKEIIEYLKDPANYPVSIRFGRARLSSNEKLMLASMFHSLFAIGSQLSPEVGSSGIEMLETDTFKLHCFQTLTGIKFIVLADPRQAGIDALLRKIYEIYSDFALKNPFYSLEMPIRCELFDQNLKASLEVAEKAGTFGPGS; from the exons ATGGCGATTTTCAGTGTTTACGTCGTAAATAAAGCCGGTGGATTAATCTACCAATATGACAACTACGTGCCCCGTGCAGAGGCCGAAAAGACTTTCAGCTACCCCTTGGATCTGGTCCTGAAGACCCACGATGAAAGGGTGATCGTTTCCTTTGGCCAGCGGGACGGGATCCGAG TGGGCCATGCCGTGCTCTCCATTAACGGCGTGGATGTCAACGGGAGGTACACGGGAGACGGGAAGGAGATCATCGAGTACCTGAAGGATCCGGCCAACTACCCCGTCTCTATCCGGTTCGGCCGGGCACGACTGAGCTCCAATGAGAAACTGATGCTGGCCTCCATGTTTCACTC GCTGTTTGCCATCGGCTCCCAGTTGTCGCCCGAGGTGGGAAGCTCTGGGATTGAAATGCTGGAGACTGACACGTTTAAACTGCACTGCTTCCAGACGCTCACAG GTATAAAGTTCATAGTGCTGGCAGACCCTCGACAGGCTGGGATTGATGCTCTGCTGCGAAAGATCTACGAGATCTATTCTGACTTCGCTCTCAAAAACCCCTTTTACTCTCTGGAGATGCCCATCCG GTGTGAGCTCTTTGACCAGAATCTGAAGGCTTCCCTTGAGGTTGCAGAGAAAGCGGGGACGTTTGGCCCAGGGTCGTGA
- the foxr1 gene encoding forkhead box protein R1: MFLQLQNRDSFLDLHQTTCLNDWDMNEEIKLATTTDQFYQDEKRNDQYLVQWHYARFSRRSSSGKDDSPSQSPSEMDEPQIQPSLWLVVNPCLVCPIKYPCQMTQVSPPAVTTWSPLTPSPALSPLPPLEEPSLDESLLSGSSSSEFMFTDDDDTSSVDVPVPRKPKTTRKPKAPKERGRKPGPAQSRRLARVLQESGNLKKGGWPRPPVNYCILIAMALNSSRCGSLNVQQIYNFMREHFPFFQTAPDGWKNTIRHNLCFSNSFEKTPQLVSSQGKRKSCLWHLTLDGRRRLRNEIHTLTGDSLRVLRRSMAEPDMISTLFEL; this comes from the exons ATGTTTCTACAGTTGCAGAACAGAGATAGTTTCCTTGACCTCCATCAGACGACTTGTCTTAATGACTGGGATATGAATGAAGAGATTAAGCTGGCCACAACTACAGACCAGTTTTATCAAG ACGAGAAGCGGAATGACCAGTATCTGGTGCAGTGGCATTACGCCAGGTTTTCCAGACGCTCCTCTTCGGGGAAAGACGACTCTCCCTCCCAGTCTCCCTCTGAGATGGACG AGCCCCAGATACAGCCCAGTCTGTGGCTGGTGGTCAACCCATGTCTTGTCTGTCCCATCAAATACCCATGTCAGATGACCCAGGTGTCCCCCCCAGCAGTAACAACGTGGTCCCCCCTGACTCCCAGCCCTGCCCTCAGCCCCCTGCCCCCTCTAGAGGAGCCAAGCCTGGATGAGTCTCTGCTCTCGGGGTCTTCATCCAGCGAATTCATG TTCACAGATGATGATGACACCTCCTCTGTGGACGTCCCTGTTCCTCGTAAGCCCAAGACCACCCGCAAGCCCAAGGCCCCGAAGGAGAGGGGCCGTAAGCCCGGGCCGGCCCAGAGCAGACGCCTCGCCAGGGTCCTGCAAGAGAGTGGCAACCTGAAGAAGGGAGGCTGGCCCCGCCCACCGGTCAACTACTGCATCCTCATTGCCATGGCGCTCAACAGCAGCCGCTGCGGCAGCCTCAACGTGCAGCAGATCTACAACTTCATGCG AGAGCACTTCCCATTCTTCCAGACGGCTCCTGACGGCTGGAAGAACACAATCCGGCACAACCTGTGTTTCAGTAACAGCTTTGAGAAAACGCCGCAGCTTGTGTCTAGTCAGGGCAAGCGTAAATCCTGTCTGTGGCACCTGACTCTGGACGGACGGCGGCGGCTACGCAACGAGATCCACACGCTGACTGGCGACTCACTCAGGGTGCTGAGGAGGAGCATGGCTGAGCCGG ATATGATTAGCACTTTGTTTGAGCTCTGA
- the rps25 gene encoding small ribosomal subunit protein eS25, whose translation MPPKDDKKKKDSGKSSKKDKDPVNKSGGKAKKKKWSKGKVRDKLNNLVLFDKATYDKLYKEVPNYKLITPAVVSERLKIRGSLARAALQELLNKGMIKLVSKHRAQVIYTRNTKGGDAPGDEKEA comes from the exons ATG CCTCCGAAGGAcgataagaaaaagaaagattcGGGAAAGTCCTCAAAGAAGGACAAGGACCCCGTTAATAAGTCTGGAGGCAAGGCCAAGAAGAAg AAGTGGTCCAAAGGGAAGGTGAGGGACAAGCTCAACAACCTGGTCCTCTTCGACAAGGCCACCTATGACAAGCTGTACAAGGAGGTGCCCAACTACAAACTCATCACACCTGCTGTGGTCTCCGAGAGGCTGAAGATCAGAGGCTCTCTGGCCAGGGCTGCTCTCCAGGAACTGCTCAACAAAG GGATGATCAAGCTCGTTTCGAAACACAGAGCGCAGGTCATCTACACGAGAAACACCAAGGGTGGTGATGCTCCTGGAGATGAGAAGGAGGCATAA
- the cenatac gene encoding centrosomal AT-AC splicing factor → MGPFYCAVCRQTSFAGKAHVYEKTHQNKLKAVLGKFMDKVKEARRTLRSPQVEKFDCTKHESNFWCYCCGAEVQKHITNGNLTVLHGGLLEHMASPEHRKNTNKFWWENKADSKLKEKFLVTEEETDRFKTEVAKALENFEEKEDEFIKQQAARIRTLEQERHEILQALVEPETEQELPSGLEEPHVSSGTSSFCRTRGPSDGPDLMEDPEWPGLEESLTFIGYQDTAKGGNIHTGATPPWLQADPQEGPAAGMAQEIGPSHTEFLKHKEQEKLRKLPANRVGANFDHSSQTDASWLPSFGRVWNSGRRWQSRHQFRVEEGQMNQKRKRGGGGKGSKKPRLQDPE, encoded by the exons ATGGGCCCGTTTTATTGCGCGGTGTGCAGGCAGACCTCCTTCGCAGGGAAAGCGCATGTCTATGAGAAGACGCatcaaaacaaactgaaagcCGTCCTGGGCAAATTCATGGACAAG GTGAAGGAGGCCCGCAGGACCCTCAGGAGCCCACAGGTGGAGAAGTTTGACTGCACTAAGCATGAGAGCAACTTCTGGTGCTACTGCTGTGGGGCGGAGGTGCAGAAACACATTACAAATGGCAACCTGACAGTGCTGCATGGAGGGTTGTTGGAGCACATGGCCAG CCCTGAGCACAGAAAGAACACGAACAAGTTCTGGTGGGAGAATAAAGCAGACTCTAAACTGAAGGAGAAGTTTCTAGTCACAGAGGAGGAGACTGACAG GTTTAAAACAGAAGTGGCCAAAGCACTGGAAAACtttgaagaaaaagaagatgAATTCATAAAACAG CAAGCTGCCCGTATACGAACCCTGGAGCAGGAGAGACATGAAATCCTGCAGGCCCTTGTAGAG CCTGAGACAGAGCAGGAGCTGCCCAGTGGACTGGAGGAGCCCCACGTCAG CTCTGGAACCAGCTCCTTCTGCAGGACACGGGGACCGTCGGATGGACCAGACCTAATGGAGGACCCCGAATGGCCAGGCTTAGAAGAGAGCTTAACTTTCATTGGCTACCAG GATACTGCCAAGGGTGGGAACATCCATACAG GAGCTACACCGCCCTGGTTGCAGGCCGACCCGCAGGAGGGGCCGGCTGCTGGCATGGCACAAGAGATCGGCCCGTCTCACACCGAGTTCCTCAAACACA AGGAGCAGGAGAAGTTGCGGAAGCTGCCCGCTAATCGCGTGGGGGCAAATTTCGACCACAGCTCTCAGACCGACGCCAGCTGGCTACCCTCGTTTGGCAGGGTGTGGAACAGTGGCCGGAGGTGGCAGTCGAG GCACCAGTTCCGGGTGGAGGAAGGGCAGATGAACCAGAAGAGAAAAAGGGGCGGCGGGGGCAAAGGGAGTAAGAAACCACGTCTCCAAGACCCAGAATAA